From the Panthera leo isolate Ple1 chromosome C1, P.leo_Ple1_pat1.1, whole genome shotgun sequence genome, one window contains:
- the TMEM54 gene encoding transmembrane protein 54 → MCLRLGGLSVGDFRKVLMKTGLVLVVLGHVSFIAAALLHGTVLRYVVAPRDAVALQYCVVNILSVTSAIVVITSGVAAIVLSRYLPSIPLRWTVFSSSMACALLSLTCALGLLASIAVTFATQGRALLAACTFGSPGLLVLVPDCPFDPTRIYSSSLCLWGISLVFCVAESVFAVRCAQLAHQLLELRPWWGKSSHHMMQESPEPVEGHDLLSCTSSEPLTL, encoded by the exons ATGTGTCTGCGCCTGG GTGGCCTGAGTGTGGGGGACTTCCGGAAGGTGCTGATGAAGACAGGGCTGGTGCTGGTAGTGCTGGGCCATGTGAGCTTCATTGCAGCTGCTCTTCTGCACGGCACCGTGCTGCGCTACGTGGTTGCCCCACGCGATGCCGTGGCTCTGCAGTACTGCGTGGTCAACATCCTCTCTGTCACGTCCGCCATCGTG GTCATCACCTCAGGCGTTGCAGCCATCGTGTTGTCACGCTACCTCCCCAGCATCCCCCTG CGCTGGACAGTGTTTAGTTCGAGCATGGCCTGTGCCCTTCTTTCTCTGACCTGTGCCCTGGGCCTCTTGGCCTCCATCGCCGTGACCTTTGCCACCCAAGGCCGGGCGCTGCTGGCTGCCTGCACTTTTGGAAGCCCCGGACTGCTGGTACTGGTGCCTGACTGTCCCTTCGACCCCACGCGCATTTAC AGCTCCAGCCTGTGCCTCTGGGGCATCTCACTAGTGTTCTGCGTGGCAGAGAGCGTGTTTGCTGTGCGCTGTGCCCAGCTCGCCCACCAGCTGCTGGAACTGAGGCCCTGGTGGGGGAAAAGCAGCCACCACATG ATGCAGGAGAGCCCAGAGCCCGTGGAGGGCCATGACCTGCTGAGCTGCACCAGCTCTGAGCCGCTGACCCTCTGA